The following is a genomic window from Marinococcus sp. PL1-022.
GTTTCAGTGCGCACTGCCCGTTCCACGGAATAAACAAAAAGAAGCAGCACAGCAAGCGTTAAAAAACCGCAGATAATGCTGACTACCGGCAGGGTAAACCCGCCAAGCAGAGGAATCTGCCATCCGAAATACAATACCGCCACCGCCCCAAGCGAGGATCCCGAGGAGACGCCAAGCGTATAAGGATCGGCAAGCGGGTTTCGCAGCAGTCCCTGAAAGACAGCTCCTGCCAGTCCCAGTGCCCCTCCCACTGTGGACGCCAGGAGTACACGCGGCAGCCTCACCTCCTGAATAATCGCTGCAGCACCGGCCTCTGTTTCAAGTGAGATAGGAAGAAAGGGGAAAAACTGGTTTAATACCGCTCTAATGCTTACAGATAAAGGTACTGCCACACTACCGGCGGAAACGGCGAGAAGCAGCACCCCGGTAAACGCTGCAAGCATAAGAAGGTAGGCACCTGTGTAATTATTTTTCAACCATCGCATCCGGATGAATTCTTTCTGCCATTTCTTCAAGCCCTTCAGTAAGACGCGGACCCGGACGGCTCACTTTATCGCTGCTCAATGCGTACACTTCTTCATTTTCCACCGCAGGCAAAGCTTCCCAGCCTTCTCTTGAGGCAATCATTTCAAGCGGCTCCTCTTCTGTCGGATACGTTGTTAAAATGACATCCGGGGCAGCATCAATAATTTCTTCTTCGCTCACCATCGACCATCCTTCCAATTCGCCGGCAGCGTTGTCTGCATGAACAGCAGTGAGCATTTCATCAATAAACGTGCCGCTTCCTGCGGTATACAGATCAGGGGAGGCCCCTACCTCCACATACACCTGCGGGCTGGCATCAGCTTCTTCGGTCGCTTCCTTTACGTCTGATACATCTTCTTTCATTCCATCGACAACATCACCGGCTTCCTCTTCCTCCCCGATGGTGCTTCCTATCAATTCGATGCTGTCATATACAGCTTCAAACGACTGCGCGTCCGGCACGGTAACTACCGGAATTCCCGCTTCCTCCACCTGGGAAAGAGAGTCTTCAATGCCGGAGGAGGCGTGGGCAAGCACCACATCCGGCTCCATAGCAATTATCTCTTCAATATTTGGTTCCAGGCCTGAACCGACGCTTTCGACGTCAGTAACTTCCTCTGGATATGTATCCGCATCGGTTCTTGCTGCAATCCGGTCAAGCGCTCCCAGCTCATAAACTATTTCCGTATTGCTCGGCATCAAGCTGACAATCTCCTCAGGCTCCTTGTCGAGCGTCACTGTCTCTCCGGAAGCATCCGTCACTTCAATAGGTTCTGTGTTTTCATTATTGCTGCTGTCGTTCCCGCTTTGACCGCCGCTTTCTCCATCAGTGCTGCAGGCAGCAAGCGCACCTGCTGCCGGTATTATCATCAGTGCTTTAAATTTCATCCATCTTCTTCCTTCCTGCTTATTGTTCTGCAAGCTGGGCAATAAATATCTGCCTCGGGGAAGCTTCGAGTTGAAAAGGAGAAGCATCGTAATCGCCGTAAAAAGCATGAATTTGCAGTCCGTGCGCTTCCATCATGCTGCGCAGCTGGCTTTCCTGATACATTTTCACTTTTTCCATGTACCTTCTGGTGGAATCCCCCTCTACGATACTGATGCGTTTTACGACAAATTCATCCTGAATACTCCGCTCCTGATAAATTTTCAGTCCATCCTTTACCGTTTCATCCCGGGGGACAATATGCTGCTTAATATACTCTGGGTTTAAATAATCAAAAACAAACCACCCTCCCGGCTTCAGCGCGGAGGCCGCCTGCTGAAATATCAGCTCGTTTTCTTCATCATCCGGAAAGTAGCCAAAGCTTGTAAACAAATTAAAGGCCAGATCGTATT
Proteins encoded in this region:
- a CDS encoding ABC transporter substrate-binding protein — encoded protein: MKFKALMIIPAAGALAACSTDGESGGQSGNDSSNNENTEPIEVTDASGETVTLDKEPEEIVSLMPSNTEIVYELGALDRIAARTDADTYPEEVTDVESVGSGLEPNIEEIIAMEPDVVLAHASSGIEDSLSQVEEAGIPVVTVPDAQSFEAVYDSIELIGSTIGEEEEAGDVVDGMKEDVSDVKEATEEADASPQVYVEVGASPDLYTAGSGTFIDEMLTAVHADNAAGELEGWSMVSEEEIIDAAPDVILTTYPTEEEPLEMIASREGWEALPAVENEEVYALSSDKVSRPGPRLTEGLEEMAERIHPDAMVEK
- a CDS encoding class I SAM-dependent methyltransferase — protein: MKAWYEEHFQEDYLRVYDHRDETKAASELNAIMEKIPLTPGAKAIDLCCGNGRHARWLARKGVDVTGIDLSPALLKKAIELTNGLAVQYQRGDIRNVQIRKEYDLAFNLFTSFGYFPDDEENELIFQQAASALKPGGWFVFDYLNPEYIKQHIVPRDETVKDGLKIYQERSIQDEFVVKRISIVEGDSTRRYMEKVKMYQESQLRSMMEAHGLQIHAFYGDYDASPFQLEASPRQIFIAQLAEQ